Part of the Candidatus Purcelliella pentastirinorum genome is shown below.
AGGTGAAGAAAAACTTAATAATCCTTATTTGAAATAAGTTTTTTTCTTTTTTTTATCTATTTTTGATTTTTAATTATTTTATATGAAATAGATTATTTCGTGTATAAAAAATCAATATGTATGATGTTTTCTTTATATGGGTGTTGTTGTATAGATTGTATACGAACTGTTTCTTCAATATCATTTATTTTTATAATTAATTGTTTTTTGTATATATTATTTTTATTTTTAATATTTTTTATTATATTTTCTTTGATATTAATATTTATATTTTTTTTATTTTTTCCATAAATAACAGCAGGTATTTTTTTTTTATTTCTTAGTTGTTTATTTTTGTTTTTATTTATTTTTTTTCTTATTTTAGCTTTTATAATTAACATAATGAAATTTTTAAAATTTATTAATTTTATTATTATTTATGGTTTATTATATTTTTATATAATAAAATTTTTTTGTAATTTATTAATTTTATGAGATATTTATATGTCTTTTCATATCTGGATATTAATTTAATAGATTATAAACTAATTGAAATTATATCATATTTTAATTTTATAATAAAATAATTATAGATTTTTGTTTATTTATAGATATATTTTTTTTATTATTTCATTTATTGAAATATATTTTATATATTTTATTATAAAATAGTATATTTTTTGTTATAATTTATATATGCATGAGGATGAGTTAATTGATAAATTGAAATCATTAGCTGGATTTACAATTAAAGAAATATTATTTAATAAAAATATATCCTTAGTAACTTCTTTAAAATTTGATAAAGGTTTAGTTGGTAAATTAATAGAATGTTTTTTAGGATTAATTAATAATAATTATGCTAAACAAGATTTTTTTGATATTGGTTTAGAATTAAAAACTATACCAGTAAATAATTTGGGTTTTCCTGTTGAAGATACTTTTGTTTGTTCTGCTAAATTAATTGGTAATTTTGATTATTCTTGGAAATCTAGTTATGTTAAGAATAAAATTTCTCGTGTATTGTGGATTCCCGTGGAAAATTGTAGAAGAATGTCTATTTTAGATAAGCGTATTGGTTTACCAATTATTTGGAGTCCTAATTGTGTTGAAAAAAAATTGCTTAAAATAGATTGGGAAGAAATTATGAATTTTATTATTTTAGGTGAAATAGAAAAATTAGATTCAATTTATGGGAATATCTTATATATTAAATCTAAAGCTAAGAATTCAAATTGTTTAACAAATGCTATTGGTAATGATGGTAAAATTATTATGGTTAATCCTAAAAGTTTTTATTTAAGAAAATCTTTTACAAAACAAATTTTATTTCGTAATTTTAATTATAAAATTTAAATATTTATTTGTAAAATAATTAATTTAAAGGTAATTCATAGGATGGTTTATTGGATTTTTGATTCTAATGCTTTAACAGATTTAGGAACATTAACTATTTTGGAAATTATTCTTAGTTTTGATAATATAATATTTTTATCTTTGTTGATTTCTAAGTTACCTAAAAATCAGCAAGGTAGTGCTAGATTATTAGGATTGATAGGTGGTTTATTTTTACGTATATTATTTTTAATTTCTATTATATGGATTATTAATTTTACAAATTCAATATTTTTTTTAATTAATCATCATTTTTCTATTTATGATTTATTTTTATTTTTTGGTGGATTTTTTTTATTATGGAAATCTTTAATGGAAATCTATGAATTTATCAATAGTAAAAATTTAAAGAATAAAATATGTTTTCCTTCTTTTGGTAATACTGTTTTACAAATTCTATTTTTAGATATTATTTTTAGTTTAGATTCTGTAATTGTAGCTATTGGTATTTCTAACTATTTATCTATTATAATAATATCTATTATTTTTTCAGTTTTTATTATTTTTATTTTTGTAGATACTATTAGTAAATTTATTAATTCTAATTCTTCTATTAAAATGTTATCTTTAGTTTTTGTTTTATTTATAAGTATTTCTTTAATATTAGAAAGTTTTTGTTTTTATATATCTAAGAAATATATTTATTTTTCTATGTTTTTTTCTATTATTGTTGAAATATTAAATATATTAAGATATAAGAGATCTATTAATAAAATTAATAATTAGTTTTATTTTTATTTATTAGATTGCTATCTTTGCATATATTGCTGGGTATGGATTATAATTTTTTATTTTGAAATCTTTATATTTATATTCAAATATCGAAAATGGTTTTCTTATTATTTCTAATTTTGGTAATTTTTTGGGATTTCTTTGTATTTGTAATTTTATTTGATTAATATGATTTAGATATATATGTGTATCACCTCCTATCCATATTAATTTATCAACTATTAAATCAGTCTGTTGTGCAAACATATGTATTAATAAAGCATAGCTTGCAATATTAAAAGGTAATCCTAGAAATACATCACATGATCTTTGATACAATTGGCAAGATAATTTTTTTTTATTTACGTATAATTGAAATAAAATATGACAAGGTTGCAAAGACATTTCTTTAAGTTCACCTACATTCCATGTTGATACTATTAGTCTTCTTGAATCTTTATTTGTTTTTAATTCTTTTATTATATTTTTTATTTGATCAATTTGTTCTCCATTATTGTTTATCCATTTTCTCCATTGCTTGCCGTATATAGGTCCAAGATTACCGTTTTTATCTGCCCAATTATCCCATATATGTATATTTTTTTTATTTAGTTTTTTAACATTTGTATTTCCAGTTAGAAACCATAATAATTCGTATATCACAGAACGAAAATTGCATTTTTTAGTAGTTATTAAAGGAAATCCTTTTTGTAGATTAAATATCATTTTATATCCAAAAATTGAGATTGTACCTACACCGGTACGATCATATTTTAATGATCCTTTATTTAGTATCTTTTTTATTAATTTTAAGTATTGTTCCATTTTTTTTTATTTATTATATTTATACAATATAATTATACCAGATAATAACATAGGTATTGATAATATTTGTCCTAGAGTAAAAGTATTATAGAAAAACCCAATTTGTATATCAGGTTGTCTAAATATTTCAACAATTATTCTAATAAGGCTGTAATTAATTAAAAATATTGCTGATATATTATTATTATTCTTTTTTTTAATACTATTTAATATAATAAATAGTATTATTCCTTCTAATATAAATTCATATATTTGTGATGGATGCCTAGGTAATGCTCCATAAGTATTAAATATTGTTTTCCATTTTGGATATGTTTCAATAAATAATTTATCTTCATCATAAGAATTTGGAAATATAACTGCCCATGGTATGTTATATGTTACTCTACCCCATAGTTCTCCGTTAATAAAATTACCGATTCTTCCTGCGCCTAATCCTATAGGAATTAAAGGTACTATTAAATTTGTTATAGAAAAAAAATTATAATTATTTTTTTTACTAAAATATAAAATATAAATTATTGCTCCTATCATTCCTCCATGAAATGACATTCCTCCTCTCCATATTTCAAATAAAATTAATGGATTTTTAAAAAATATTTTTGCATTATAAATAAATTCATATCCTAATCTTCCTCCAATAATTGTATTTATGAAACCGTAGTATAATAAATTTTCTAAGTTTTTTTTGTTTATTTTATGATAAAATAATATTTTATTATTTTTATTTATAATAATGTGATAGATAAATAAAAAACTTATGTAATACATTAAACCATACCAATATATTTTTATTGGTCCAAGATGTAGTATTATTGGGTTTATATTATCTGTATAAAAATATTTTTGATTCATTTTTTTTTTTTATATTGTTAATATTATATAATTATATATTTTTTTTTAGGTTACTTACTATTAAATATTTATAGATTAATTATTTTTTATTCTATTTAATAAAAATAAAATAATATTTTTTATTTATTAAAATTATATTTTTGGGTTTTAATTATCAATTATTATTTATTGATTTATTTTTTTTTATTTTTTAATTGATTTTTTTTATTTTATATATATGTTTGATTTATATATAAAATTATAATTAAATATATTAAATGTTTATGAGTTGGATTAGAAATATTCTTAAGAAAAAAAATTTAGTTTTATCAAATAAATCTAGTATACCTGAAGGTGTATGGACAAAATGTGCTAATTGTGAACATGTTTTATATGTTGCTGAATTACAAAGTAATTTAAGAGTATGTCCATATTGTGATTATCATATGAAAATAAGAGCAAGAGAGAGATTAAAAAATTTTTTGGATAATGATAGTTTTATTGAAATTGGTGATCATTTTTCTCCTAAGGATATATTACGTTTTCGTGATAGTAAAAGATATAGAGATCGTTTAATAGAAGCCAAAAAAAGTACTGGTGAAAAAGATGCTTTAATATCTGTTAAAGGTGTGCTTTGTGGTATTCCTGTTATATCTGTTGCTGGTGAATTTTCTTTTATGGGTGGTTCAATGGGATGTGTTGTTGGTAATCGTTTTCTTTATGCTGTACAGTATGCTATAAAATTATCTTGTCCCTTAATTTCTTTTTCTTCTAGCGGTGGAGCTAGAATGCAGGAAGCATTATTTTCTTTAATGCAAATGGCAAAGATTAGTGCTGTTTTAGGAAAGATGAAGAAAAGTAAACTTCCATATATTTCTGTTCTTACTGATCCTACTATGGGTGGGGTGTCTGCTAGTTTTGCTATGCTGGGTGATATTATTGTTGCGGAACCTAAAGCTTTAATTGGTTTTGCTGGGCCTAGGGTTATTGAGCAAACTTTAGGTAGTAAATTACCCAAGGGTTTTCAGCGTAGTGAATTTTTGATAGATAAGGGTGCCATAGATATGATTATTCGTCGTCAAGATATGAGATGTAAATTATCTAATTTATTAGCTAAAATTATGCATTTACCTAAGCCTATAAATTTATAGAGTAATTTCTTTATTTGTTTTAATTAAGTATTTTTTATATTTATATTTATTATATAAATTTAATTTTATTATTTATTAAGATAAGGATAATGATTTATGAATTTAATTGATTATTTTATATTTGTTATAATTTTATTATCTGCTTTTTTTAGTTTAATGAAAGGTTTTACAAATGAAATATTATCAATTTTTACTTATATTTTAGCTTTTTTTATTGTAAAGATGTATTATAAATTTATTGGTTCTTTGTTTATTGGTATAAAAGAAGAATTTTTTAGAAATATTATTTCAATTTTATTAATTTCAATTTTTATATTTATTTGTGGTTCTTTATTCAATTATTTTATATATTTTATTATAAAAAAAATTCATTTAGTAAAAATTGATAAAAAATTAGGTCTTATTTTTGGTATAATAAAGGGTATTTTAATTGTTACTGTAGGTATATATTTTATTAATACGTTTACTGAATTATTTAAATATTCATTATGGAAAAATTCTAAAATTATTCCTTTTTTTAAATGTATTATAAAATGGTTTTCTAATTATTTACATTATATTTCTTTTTTTAAAAAAATTATATTTGGTTATTTTATTTATGATATGTTATTTCTTGTGTTTTTTTTATAGATTTTTTAAATTTGATAATTTGTTTACAAGTTAGTTTATATTGTTAAATAAAAAGTGTATTTGCAGTATTAAGTATAATTATTGATATATTATTTAAATATAATTTATTTAATTTATGTGTAGATTTTTTTAAAATTATATTATTTTTTTTCTATATATATTTGTACTGTAATTTTAATTAATTCATGTTTTATATTTGTATTTTTTATACTTTTTGGTTTTAATTAAAGTATTCTTTTTATAAAAATATTATTTGTTTTTATTTTTTTATTTAAAAGTAATGAATTATGTAAAATATTTATCATTTTTTAATATTTTTTTTTAGATTAATTTTAAATAATTATAATGTTTTTAATTTGATTACAGACTATTTTTTTTTTTTTTTAGTAAAACATGGTGATATTGATGTTAAAATTAATTATTATAGAATTTTATAAATAAATTTTATTAGCTATAATTCTATCATAGATCATTCTACTATAATGGTGTTATTAGGTATACATAGAGATAATGTTATATATTATTTTTTCTATTTCATTTATATTTTTTAATTTTATATTTTTATCATGATTTGGTAAATCTATTAGATATAGTTTAAAATATTTTTTTAATTTTGATATTATTTTTTCATATTTTATAATTTGTTTTTCAATTATGTATTAATATTAAATTGGTATTATTTTTTTCAATTGTTTTAAAGTACAATGTTTCCATTTTTTTAAAATTATATTTTAATTATTAATATTAAGATATATTTTATAAAAATATTTATATTTGTATTTTATATCAAATATCATGATGATATGATGTTTTTACTGATGTTTATTTTAAATTTATATGGGTTTTATATGATTGATATTACTGGTTCCGCATTAAATCATTTTATAGAATTATTATCTATGCAAACGAAATATAATTATATTAGAATATTTATTTCTAATATAAACACTTTAGATGCTGAATGTTCTATTATTTTTTGTGATGCTAAGGGTTTAAAGAAAGATGATATTTTATTTACTTTTTCTAAATTATTGGTATATATTGATTATGCAAGCATACCTTATTTAAAAGATGCAAAAATAGATTTAGAAGTAAATGATATTGATTCTAAATTAATTATATATGCTCCATTTATT
Proteins encoded:
- the thyA gene encoding thymidylate synthase, which gives rise to MEQYLKLIKKILNKGSLKYDRTGVGTISIFGYKMIFNLQKGFPLITTKKCNFRSVIYELLWFLTGNTNVKKLNKKNIHIWDNWADKNGNLGPIYGKQWRKWINNNGEQIDQIKNIIKELKTNKDSRRLIVSTWNVGELKEMSLQPCHILFQLYVNKKKLSCQLYQRSCDVFLGLPFNIASYALLIHMFAQQTDLIVDKLIWIGGDTHIYLNHINQIKLQIQRNPKKLPKLEIIRKPFSIFEYKYKDFKIKNYNPYPAIYAKIAI
- the lgt gene encoding prolipoprotein diacylglyceryl transferase yields the protein MNQKYFYTDNINPIILHLGPIKIYWYGLMYYISFLFIYHIIINKNNKILFYHKINKKNLENLLYYGFINTIIGGRLGYEFIYNAKIFFKNPLILFEIWRGGMSFHGGMIGAIIYILYFSKKNNYNFFSITNLIVPLIPIGLGAGRIGNFINGELWGRVTYNIPWAVIFPNSYDEDKLFIETYPKWKTIFNTYGALPRHPSQIYEFILEGIILFIILNSIKKKNNNNISAIFLINYSLIRIIVEIFRQPDIQIGFFYNTFTLGQILSIPMLLSGIIILYKYNK
- the rplY gene encoding 50S ribosomal protein L25, which encodes MLIIKAKIRKKINKNKNKQLRNKKKIPAVIYGKNKKNININIKENIIKNIKNKNNIYKKQLIIKINDIEETVRIQSIQQHPYKENIIHIDFLYTK
- the mutH gene encoding DNA mismatch repair endonuclease MutH yields the protein MHEDELIDKLKSLAGFTIKEILFNKNISLVTSLKFDKGLVGKLIECFLGLINNNYAKQDFFDIGLELKTIPVNNLGFPVEDTFVCSAKLIGNFDYSWKSSYVKNKISRVLWIPVENCRRMSILDKRIGLPIIWSPNCVEKKLLKIDWEEIMNFIILGEIEKLDSIYGNILYIKSKAKNSNCLTNAIGNDGKIIMVNPKSFYLRKSFTKQILFRNFNYKI
- a CDS encoding NifU family protein, producing MIDITGSALNHFIELLSMQTKYNYIRIFISNINTLDAECSIIFCDAKGLKKDDILFTFSKLLVYIDYASIPYLKDAKIDLEVNDIDSKLIIYAPFIKGLFDDLSLKDKVKYFLINKIVPQLILHGGNIKLVRITKDKYVVVKFTGGCNGCSMVNYTLKDNIESKLLKYVPELRGVLDITDHIRHKRSFY
- the accD gene encoding acetyl-CoA carboxylase, carboxyltransferase subunit beta, with protein sequence MSWIRNILKKKNLVLSNKSSIPEGVWTKCANCEHVLYVAELQSNLRVCPYCDYHMKIRARERLKNFLDNDSFIEIGDHFSPKDILRFRDSKRYRDRLIEAKKSTGEKDALISVKGVLCGIPVISVAGEFSFMGGSMGCVVGNRFLYAVQYAIKLSCPLISFSSSGGARMQEALFSLMQMAKISAVLGKMKKSKLPYISVLTDPTMGGVSASFAMLGDIIVAEPKALIGFAGPRVIEQTLGSKLPKGFQRSEFLIDKGAIDMIIRRQDMRCKLSNLLAKIMHLPKPINL
- a CDS encoding CvpA family protein, whose amino-acid sequence is MNLIDYFIFVIILLSAFFSLMKGFTNEILSIFTYILAFFIVKMYYKFIGSLFIGIKEEFFRNIISILLISIFIFICGSLFNYFIYFIIKKIHLVKIDKKLGLIFGIIKGILIVTVGIYFINTFTELFKYSLWKNSKIIPFFKCIIKWFSNYLHYISFFKKIIFGYFIYDMLFLVFFL
- a CDS encoding TerC family protein translates to MVYWIFDSNALTDLGTLTILEIILSFDNIIFLSLLISKLPKNQQGSARLLGLIGGLFLRILFLISIIWIINFTNSIFFLINHHFSIYDLFLFFGGFFLLWKSLMEIYEFINSKNLKNKICFPSFGNTVLQILFLDIIFSLDSVIVAIGISNYLSIIIISIIFSVFIIFIFVDTISKFINSNSSIKMLSLVFVLFISISLILESFCFYISKKYIYFSMFFSIIVEILNILRYKRSINKINN